Proteins encoded together in one Oreochromis aureus strain Israel breed Guangdong linkage group 23, ZZ_aureus, whole genome shotgun sequence window:
- the LOC120436316 gene encoding lymphocyte antigen 75-like: protein MRKHVALLLILFPVCGHLLDIKFYNDPYKYTWAEAEAFCRENHTDLVRVRTAEENKALQYSGWIGLSRKDATSPWKWSRGGEIAIFTPWDGAPKNDENCVNRKSDGKWESKKCDEKINFLCYEEELILVKENKTWEEALGHCRSLDGVVTEDPASSYWNHRHDLVTLITPNDYTTAQKTAQEATTDEVWTGLCNLAGEWLWVGGEEMQYEDIPKCPTDGLCGVLKKNGTAPYGIRNCRQKRNFICSKIN, encoded by the exons ATGAGGAAACACGTTGCCCTCCTGCTCATTCTTTTCCCCGTGTGTGGACATCTGCTGGACATCAAATTTTATAATGACCCTTACAAGTATACCTGGGCAGAGGCAGAAGCATTCTGCAGGGAGAACCACACTGACTTGGTCCGAGTGAGAACTGCAGAAGAAAATAAAGCTTTACAGTACTCTGGATGGATCGGTTTGTCCCGGAAGGATGCAACAAGTCCATGGAAATGGTCCAGAGGAGGCGAAATAGCCATATTCACACCGTGGGATGGCG CACcaaaaaatgatgaaaactgTGTGAACAGAAAAAGCGACGGAAAATGGGAAAGCAAGAAGTGtgatgaaaaaataaacttCCTATGTTATGAGGAAGAGCTGATTCTGGTGAAGGAGAATAAAACATGGGAGGAGGCATTAGGACACTGCAGGTCTCTGGATGGAGTGGTCACAGAAGATCCAGCCTCTTCATACTGGAACCACCGCCATGACTTGGTTACCCTGATCACTCCAAATGACTACACCACTGCACAAAAGACCGCACAAGAGGCTACCACTGATGAG GTGTGGACAGGCCTGTGTAACCTGGCTGGTGAGTGGCTGTGGGTGGGTGGAGAAGAAATGCAATATGAGGATATCCCAAAATGCCCAACCGATGGCCTCTGTGGCGTCCTCAAGAAGAACGGTACTGCACCCTACGGCATAAGAAACTGCCGGCAGAAAAGGAACTTTATCTGTTCCAAAATTAATTAA